In a genomic window of Callithrix jacchus isolate 240 chromosome 22, calJac240_pri, whole genome shotgun sequence:
- the FPR1 gene encoding LOW QUALITY PROTEIN: fMet-Leu-Phe receptor (The sequence of the model RefSeq protein was modified relative to this genomic sequence to represent the inferred CDS: inserted 2 bases in 1 codon; substituted 1 base at 1 genomic stop codon) produces MGTNSSLPVNISGGTPAVSAGYLVLDIFPYLVFAVTFVLGVLGNGLVIWVAGFQMTHTVTTIIYLKLAVADFGFTSTLPFPMASKAMGGHWPFGWFLCKFIYTIADINLFGSVFLISLIALDCCVRVLPPAWSQNHHTVSMAKKVIIRPWMLALLLTLPVVIRVTTTPGRLGPGTVACTFDFSPWTDNHEERLKVAVAMLTVRGIIRFIIGFSTPMSIIAVSHGLIATKIHKEGLIKXPXRVLSFVVAAFFLCWFPYRVVALTVTIRIPELLLFGMNKAMTIARDVTSPLAFLNSCLNPMLYVFMGQDFRERLIHSLPTSVEGALTEDSEQTSDTATNSTSPSVEVELQAEWGGSWEILSSSQFQLRVTLS; encoded by the exons ATGGGGACCAATTCCTCTCTCCCCGTGAACATCTCTGGAGGGACACCTGCGGTATCTGCTGGCTATCTTGTCCTGGATATCTTCCCTTATCTGGTATTTGCAGTCACCTTTGTCCTTGGGGTCCTGGGCAATGGGCTTGTGATCTGGGTGGCTGGGTTCCAGATGACACACACAGTTACCACCATCATTTACCTGAAACTGGCCGTGGCTGACTTCGGTTTTACCTCCACTTTGCCATTCCCCATGGCATCGAAGGCCATGGGAGGACACTGGCCTTTTGGTTGGTTCCTGTGCAAATTCATTTATACCATAGCAGACATCAACTTGTTTGGAAGTGTCTTCCTGATCTCCCTCATTGCCCTGGACTGCTGTGTTCGTGTCTTGCCTCCAGCCTGGTCCCAGAACCATCACACTGTGAGCATGGCCAAGAAGGTGATCATCAGGCCCTGGATGCTGGCTCTGCTCCTCACATTGCCAGTTGTCATTCGTGTGACGACAACACCTGGTAGACTGGGGCCAGGGACAGTAGCCTGCACTTTTGACTTTTCACCCTGGACCGACAACCATGAAGAGAGGTTGAAGGTGGCCGTCGCCATGTTGACGGTGAGAGGCATCATCCGGTTCATCATCGGCTTCAGCACACCCATGTCCATCATTGCTGTCAGCCATGGGCTGATTGCCACCAAGATCCACAAGGAAGGCTTGATTAA TCCTTGACGAGTCCTCTCTTTCGTCGTAGCTGCCTTTTTTCTCTGCTGGTTCCCGTATCGGGTGGTGGCCCTCACAGTCACCATCAGAATCCCTGAGTTATTACTGTTTGGCATGAACAAAGCAATGACAATTGCAAGGGATGTGACAAGTCCCCTGGCGTTCCTCAATAGCTGCCTCAACCCGATGCTCTACGTCTTCATGGGCCAGGACTTCCGGGAGAGACTGATCCACTCCCTGCCCACCAGTGTGGAGGGGGCCCTGACCGAGGACTCTGAGCAGACCAGTGACACAGCTACCAATTCTACCTCACCTTCTGTAGAGGTGGAGTTACAGGCAgagtggggagggagctgggagaTACTTTCGAGCTCCCAGTTTCAACTTCGTGTCACCTTGAGTTAG